The sequence below is a genomic window from Ischnura elegans chromosome 2, ioIscEleg1.1, whole genome shotgun sequence.
atatgtatacatattcaCCAGTGGATTTTACAATAAAAGCTTGGGGTGAACAATAAGGCAGCACAGAATATCAGTGagataatatttgttattttacatttaataaattcaaaagtACACATCGTCatctaattatttattgtttatataaaacataacaaaaaacTGTACCCAAAGATGAATATGAACAATTACTAATCAACAACATTATCATCATGTCTTTAAATACAAGATTGGATGACTATAGTCCTTATAAGCACATATCATAACCTCAAAACAGTGATTCTTCTCAGTTTTCCTTCACAGGTCACTCTTTTGTTCATCTTTTCAGTCaggaagaaatgcaaaaaaatcctaTGTAGACACTCTACATGTTGGTTTCACAATAGACAAGGCTTTAATGGCTCCTAACTTTTTCCTAACATTTTCCTGGAATTCTGCATCGGATTTGCTGGGAGATGACGAGGGAGACATACTACTGCGCTTTGTTTGAGGAGAAGTGCCAATGTATGAAGTAGATGAATTGAGCACTAATGTGAAAAGACGGGTCATCTCCCCATAATAATCTAGCTGTGCTCTTGCTAAGGCTTGCAAACAGGGGTGAAAATACTCCCCTCGACGACAGTAAAATGTTGGAAGCTCATTCACCAAGATTCCGTGAATGCTATTTAGCTCACGTGTTGTGTCATTCAAGGATTTTTTGGCTGCCTCAACTTTCACAATGTCCGTTGCCATTCGGCCAATATTACTGCTACCCTGAGAGAGTTTGGCTACTTTGGATGATATCTTTTGCCATTCACTGATAGCTTGGTCCCTCCGATGAAGAGCTTGAGCCATgtcttgaaaataatttccatacttttttgTGGGGTCAATTACAGCTCTCTGGCACACAGTTCCAATGCTCTGAACACTGCCCTCCAGCtttcaaattaaagaaaaataaattagagaTATAACGCAAACCAGTCTTGAGGAGAATGAAagatcagggccggatttaccgtaatgCAAAATAGACACATGCTTAGGGGCATCACAGTCAAAGGGGCACCTCCAGGGgtggcagttcattcagttacagcagtacgtaaagttttaattttgaagttactcttcttttttgttgcaagaattaaggctagacattatttttggaaagggtattcataaagtgtttaagttgcataaaagttatcatgtagttttactccaagctgtttttctttaattgaattgtccatgttttccctgcgtaaaaattcaagcataaacttatgctgtcagccatatatctgtttattcctttttccaGAACCATACCTCATGGGAGTGGTTATGCCTTATCATAACAATCAGGGGGGGGTCTcgagtgaggaggggcgctcaatggaaaGGTGCCTagagcgtaactttgggtaaatccggacCTGAGAAAGATTAATAACTAGTGCAACCAAGCACAcctaaaagttaaataaaaaacaagcaatGTTGTTAGGAGCATTTACtattaaaaactacaaaaaaatcattttcatttctaaGTTAATTTTCATACCAGAAGTACGGATATAATGCCTGTTTCATGAGGATAAAAAACAATTTGTGACAAtgttacaatttaaaaattatttatttttatgtctttattgcCATGTAATGAACCCAGtagaggatgtcaatgaaaaaattcaatgccctCATCTAAGTGCTGCTGATCTGGGAAAAATATAAGAGGACTTGATTTGTATATTGAATGGAAGGTGTGATAGTTTTGAACACTTttggaaattacatttaaaagagAAACCTTCACAAGTTGATGACCCTTCACTTCCTCCAAATCGACGTATGccaaggaaatatgaaaatgacgAAGCCAGCTCACCACACACTTTCAAAACCCCAAAGGAATACTACAAAGCTATCTACATTGAAGTTTGTGAAACAGTGCAATCTTGCATTACTGAGCCATTTGCATCCACTGGACTCACGCAGGTTATTGCAGTTGAACCAGAGTGTTTGCTTTTAGTAAACAGagggaaaacaaatttttttaaatcaactgagtttttcaaaaatgacctaGACATTGAGAGATAACTTGTATATGTTATCCGATATTGCTAATAAAAAACAGCTGGCCTTAAAAAACATGCGTGATGTAAGAAAGTACATTACACAAGGGCCTGCAATTGGAGAAATGTTATGCGAAGTAGTGAAGTGCATTAAGTTTCTCCAAGTAGTTCCAATAACGACAGCGACAGCAGAACGGTCATTAAGTGCCCTTAGACGTCTGAAATCATATCTTCGATCAACAATGGGACAAAAGCGATTGAACAACTTGGCTGTTCTCCATGCCCACTGAGATGTTTTGGATGAATTGGATCTCCGTCCTGTCATCAATGACTTCATATACAATAATCCGGTCAGACGGTCAACATTTGCACCTTTCTAAAGACACTCTTGCCCTGATAATggtatttatatcaatatttaaaatatttgtaagacaGATAAATACTTACAGAATGTtaaattttcagtttcaaaatgaTAGTAAGAGTTCAGTACTGTATTTATACATTACGATTATATCTATATTTCATACTACagcactgtattatttattttcaagtactgCAATATTTTTAGAGAGTAAGGCCCAATTAAAACCCACTATTTACGTACTTGTTGACTGAAAGTATTAAGCGTACCTAATGTACAAACTTTACTAACTGTATTAAAGGATAAACGTTGAGATATTGTATTAACTTAAATAACCCTGAGTCTTattcaaagtaaacttaaattagcTATGTCACTTATTAATGAAAGTGCTATATCTGAGCGACAacaatattttatgtttcattcttttatgatagtttaggatttatttaaatataatttcagtttATTCAGAGTTATATATTCATTGCTCTGTAATAGTCTACGAGCGTAATTaaaactgtaaatgaaattagctttttaccaaaataccgtgctgttgatgttttgttccttttttcaaagccaaagtcgagttatagagagtcgagttttctgggttctaattttgatcatatgactcctctaaaaggCCTTTAAGAAAactaaaactcactatttttcatctaaaatttagaaaatttcccggggcaagacccctgatatgggccccccaatattttttgtaagtcagcgcCCCTGCCTGAATGCATCTGCCAATTGCCACTTCAGTGGTCACCTCCTTTCCCTCACATCGGCTAGAGTCAACGTCCAATCgtttgcattaaaaaatccatGACAACTATAGCCGACGTCAGGTCTTGTGCATATGAAAATCCCTGTCAGCTCCACCCGGCATGAATTGGTTATGGTTATTTTTTGCTCCTCTCCCAATTTCGAATCAAACATGCACTAAACATCAGCTCGAGGGATGggcaaattatttcttcataaaaagGCAAGCAATGTTGATTgccaaataaatgtataaaattggcCTTCTAGTAAGCACCATTGCTGCCCAAAACAAAATTACGTCTTGgccataaaactttatttccataatttgaGATTTATATAAACGTCACGTGCACTTGAAAAGATTGACTAAATCTTGGGCCTAAGTCAGTGCATCAAAGAATTGCAACTAAGTCAATAGAACTAGGCTATATAGGTGCCAAGTCAACGCATCCAGAAGGGTAAATAGGTCAAAATACAATGACATTTGGTTTGGTGTTATTATGAACTGCAAAAAGGAACTTGTTGACATCAAATGAGTCCCTTCAGTAGATAATTTTCCTCATGCCAGTATTCAAACCTTGAGTTTGTTATTGGAAACTTAAGAAATTTTCCCCTTATAAGAACAAAGAGACTAATTGTGTCCAGAACGTGACACTCAATACCCAATTAACAACAAGCTTTTGATACCTGAACCAGCACGGACAGATAGTCCTCCACGATTTTTCTCAATTCCGTATTATTGTGACAAACAGGACTGTTGGCAAGGTCTGAAGAgagtttattttccaatttatagGCATTAACGACCAACTCGCTGTACTTCTTCACTTCTTTCTGCAACCTTCGAGTATTTTCCTCCAATCTGAGAGGTAAAACAATGGACAAATATGAGTTCCACATGATTCGAAAATATGGTTAACAAGTACATATGAAATTCACGTTCCATACGACTTACCCTTGCAGTCTAGCAAACGTCAATTCCAAATCCCTTTGTTCGCCAGAAGCAATAAGATTTGGGGCCGAAGACGGCTTTGTCGTTAAGTGACTTCTCTTCAGAGGGTTCCTGAAAAGGtaaagaaaatagaataaaatgggTGCTCCAATCCATAGGCGACATACTTCCATTTTTACAAATATCGTTGATATAATACCACGTCATCTTCAGGCGACGATACTATGCCCAATCTTATGGGTAATAAACGAGAAAACAACTTCCAGAAGGAATTAGTAGAATATTATACACCGTAGATGAGATAATTAGGGGCTAACTAGATAGTGCCAGATCAGGTTTTCATGGAATCCTGCAAGAAACACTCACGCTACACTGTAACCCACATTTAACCAAAACAATAACGTCGGAGTGGATGAATTCAATCAGCACGGGACCCCGAACTGAAAGCACGTAAAAAAAAACTACCAGGAAATATGAGCTAAACGCACTTAAAAAGTTCATAACACGTCTATGAATGATAACTGACGTAAATCAACCACAAATAAACACGATTCACACAACGACGCAACCCACTCAACACCGCATCACAAACAGATCGAAATGCGCACCGAGTCCACGAATATTCCATACCAGTATTCACACGTGTCTAGGAATGTTGTCGCTCCGCGGATATTATAATAAGTTTTCTAAAATAGCCACTCGCAGCGCTACCCCGCAAATGTATCTGCACATATCCGCATAAATACTAAACTCGCTAAACTCTACGCATATCCACCTGCGTATGCACCTTACAAGAGGAAATACACAGCACAGAAGGAGAAGCGCCTCCTTATTCCATGGTAATACGTAAAAGAGTCAATAAATGATATTATCCACATTTAACGCGCGCgagacaatttttaaataaaattgaacagTCCGATCTTTTCTGCCGAAGCCTACAACGCTTAAAGCTGACAATCAACGGGGAATCAAGTCTTGGAAATTTTTTGAGGAAGCATTCATATATAATGCGTTAGCAACTTCAATCGTCTGACGCATTGATCACGCCCAAAACTTTTCCGTCGTGCCAACCTAGGGCATTTAATTATCAGTATTAGTCAAAGGCTGGAAACACATTTATCTTTTGCTGTGGCGAATGGCTTACATTTTTCGACTTTTATTTGGACCACCCATACTTGGCTTCACAAAATCCCCAGCACGTCTTGCATGGGACCCATCTACAGATAAAATATCCCCGAATGTGGGTGTTCGCTGCGGTGTCACCGTAGTGATGTATAGCCAGAAATATCGTTCGGAGGTGCAAAAccggggggggggattttttttaaacaaaggaACTAATTAATCgggtttaaactgattttaacactttaatACTCGAAAAAGCATcattcattaaagaaatattttgtaaattcatgattcttcaatattttgttttactttttgaaggaaaataattgtgtttttatatttcgtggggggggggggaggtttgtccccctcctggctacgccactgtatcaCCGTGTTGCTAGTATTCACGTTTTTCCATGTAATTAGCAACTGCAGTCTCCCAGGATCCTCATAAAAAAGTAACACATTGCTCGGCGATGATGGTATCGATTTGGAAAATTCAACTTCTTGGCCTTAAATCTGTGTATATGCAATGGTTCCCATTGTTGATTTGTAGTTAGAATCGTTCTCATAACTCCTTGTTTCATGGCAATATCCTCAGAAGTTTTCCACAATTTCTACTTGCTTCTCAAATCTGTCTGACAGGAGGTATTGTAATAAACCAATAAGGACCCCATTCTGTAATTTGGCAaaatggaatattattatggaaatatatACCATTATTAGTCTTTACCTTCCTCTTGGGGATTAATTCTGAATTACtgccggtagggccacccatgccagatataTTGAAGAGTAGCAGCCAGACGAAAGGTACCTAGTCCACGTGATGGggtcacataaaaaaatgttggaATGGAAATGGGAGACCCTACCCTATCTCTTTCCTAAAGACATGGAGTACAATAAAATGAAACTCTGAAACCCATCGAATGGAACGTCTGCAACCCATCGTCCGCAAAGGGAGGGTAGCGagatcggcaaggtcctcggaCCCTCCGACAAgcaaaatccttgcagagacttaatcatcatcttcagcagcaatcaagaa
It includes:
- the LOC124153356 gene encoding bridging integrator 3-like — encoded protein: MTWNPLKRSHLTTKPSSAPNLIASGEQRDLELTFARLQGLEENTRRLQKEVKKYSELVVNAYKLENKLSSDLANSPVCHNNTELRKIVEDYLSVLVQLEGSVQSIGTVCQRAVIDPTKKYGNYFQDMAQALHRRDQAISEWQKISSKVAKLSQGSSNIGRMATDIVKVEAAKKSLNDTTRELNSIHGILVNELPTFYCRRGEYFHPCLQALARAQLDYYGEMTRLFTLVLNSSTSYIGTSPQTKRSSMSPSSSPSKSDAEFQENVRKKLGAIKALSIVKPTCRVST